One Lysinibacillus fusiformis genomic window carries:
- a CDS encoding ABC transporter ATP-binding protein: MPILQIKDVTKVYEGKVTHRALNQLDFEVENGEFLAVMGPSGSGKTTLLNIVSTIDEPTSGEIILDGMNPHKLNATELAYFRRRQLGFIFQDFNLLHMLTVEENIVLPLTLDQQPLEVMEERLASIVEKLDLTSFLHKRPNEISGGQAQRTAIGRALIHNPSLILADEPTGNLDSNSSRDVLELLTKINKEKQTTIVMVTHDPIAASYCDRVLFIKDGEFFNEIYKDDRRQMFFQRILNVLSLLGGGQVGDLSTIRLP, encoded by the coding sequence ATGCCTATTTTACAAATAAAAGATGTTACAAAGGTGTATGAGGGGAAGGTAACTCATCGTGCGCTAAATCAATTAGACTTTGAAGTTGAGAATGGTGAGTTTTTAGCAGTAATGGGGCCATCAGGAAGTGGGAAAACCACATTATTAAATATTGTCTCTACTATTGATGAACCAACAAGTGGAGAAATAATTTTAGATGGTATGAATCCCCATAAGTTAAACGCAACAGAACTTGCCTATTTTAGACGGCGTCAACTTGGATTTATTTTCCAGGACTTTAATCTATTGCATATGCTGACCGTGGAAGAAAATATTGTGTTACCGTTAACATTGGATCAGCAACCATTAGAGGTAATGGAGGAGCGACTTGCAAGTATTGTGGAAAAGCTTGACCTGACTTCCTTCCTGCATAAAAGACCGAATGAAATTTCCGGAGGACAGGCACAGAGAACAGCTATCGGCCGTGCACTTATCCACAATCCAAGCCTCATTTTAGCAGATGAGCCAACAGGGAATCTAGATTCTAACTCATCTCGCGATGTACTTGAACTATTAACGAAGATTAATAAAGAGAAACAAACGACGATTGTGATGGTGACGCATGATCCAATTGCAGCAAGTTATTGTGACCGTGTGTTATTCATAAAGGACGGAGAGTTTTTCAACGAAATTTATAAGGATGATCGCCGTCAAATGTTTTTCCAACGTATATTAAATGTATTGAGCTTACTAGGAGGAGGGCAAGTAGGTGACCTTTCGACAATTCGCTTACCGTAA
- a CDS encoding GntR family transcriptional regulator, with amino-acid sequence MYVNLDSAIPIYIQIAEWLQHEIVADRLQTDEKVYSQYQLAELFNINPATAGKGLTILFEEQLLYKKRGLGMFVTIDAKERILTKRRNETLTKMAQEIVIEAKRLLVSDEELLILIRQTQEGLK; translated from the coding sequence GTGTATGTCAATTTAGATAGTGCAATACCAATTTATATCCAAATTGCTGAATGGTTACAACATGAAATTGTAGCTGATCGTTTACAGACAGACGAGAAAGTATATTCTCAGTATCAACTCGCAGAATTGTTCAATATTAATCCCGCAACTGCTGGTAAAGGACTTACGATTTTATTTGAAGAGCAACTTCTTTATAAGAAACGAGGGTTAGGTATGTTTGTCACGATAGATGCAAAAGAACGAATATTAACAAAACGACGAAACGAGACATTAACGAAAATGGCACAGGAGATAGTAATTGAAGCGAAACGATTACTTGTGTCAGATGAGGAATTACTAATACTTATTCGCCAGACACAGGAGGGATTGAAATGA
- a CDS encoding YitT family protein: protein MNQTQDVRGSILEYVYVIVGAAIVAIGFNVFLLPNQVASGGVSGISTILHGLFGWKPGLVQYAFNIPLFLAGVVLLGKKFGVKSFVGTVILPFIVLLTNDWDPWTNNPLLGALFGGIIVGVGIGLVFKGNASTGGTDLLAQIITKYTGLTLGTSVLLIDGVIAISAAVVFDLEKGLYALIGLYVTTKTIDIIQLGFSQSKMVYIITMKQDEVRDAIYAEIDRGVTKLPAIGGYTGEARPVLMVVVYQTEFTKLKQLIKNVDPSAFVIVSDAYEVLGEGFKRA from the coding sequence ATGAATCAAACACAGGATGTAAGAGGAAGTATTTTGGAATATGTTTATGTTATTGTTGGTGCTGCAATTGTGGCAATAGGCTTTAATGTATTTTTATTACCAAATCAAGTGGCTTCTGGTGGTGTTAGTGGAATAAGTACCATTTTGCATGGTTTATTTGGCTGGAAACCGGGACTTGTACAATATGCGTTTAATATTCCGTTATTTTTAGCTGGTGTTGTGTTACTGGGGAAAAAGTTTGGTGTGAAATCCTTTGTCGGTACGGTGATATTACCATTTATCGTATTGTTAACGAATGACTGGGACCCATGGACAAACAATCCTTTACTAGGTGCACTTTTTGGGGGAATTATTGTCGGCGTAGGGATAGGACTTGTCTTTAAGGGGAATGCTTCAACTGGTGGCACTGATTTACTAGCGCAGATTATTACAAAATATACCGGGTTAACGCTTGGTACCAGTGTACTGTTGATTGATGGTGTTATCGCTATTAGTGCAGCAGTTGTTTTTGACTTAGAGAAAGGTTTGTATGCCCTCATCGGACTGTATGTGACAACAAAAACGATTGATATTATTCAACTCGGCTTTAGTCAATCTAAAATGGTTTATATTATTACGATGAAACAAGATGAAGTTCGTGATGCCATATATGCCGAAATTGATCGTGGTGTAACAAAATTACCCGCCATTGGTGGTTATACAGGGGAAGCACGACCAGTACTGATGGTAGTTGTCTATCAAACAGAATTCACAAAGCTGAAACAACTCATAAAAAACGTTGACCCATCAGCGTTTGTCATCGTTTCTGATGCATATGAGGTATTAGGAGAAGGTTTCAAACGTGCATAA
- a CDS encoding FtsX-like permease family protein translates to MTFRQFAYRNVVRNSRIYGAFFMASFFSVAVFFIYSMLMFHPDIERGILGEVSLIGMIGAEIVLVLFTLFFLYYSMSAFLEARSHEFAILLHLGMEKRQMNKLIFLETMIIGSGSIIVGIIFGFSFSKFFFMIVREILHLEQLPLYVSWEPFLLTIGVFTSAFVVISFISVYFTRERKLRDLIKGDAYLNSTSTFSKVRAVYGVALILSTYALAFIVSHTSMIGLTLLIPFSATFGTYYFFSDSVPFILDLARGKRKYHWQRYRLLSLAEQTHVMMDNVKMFFVVTMVSTMAFLSVGVLATMSSYTTQYDRLNPLGLIYKGDVDNPFEGKHINSLRLQLEDKGLSYHLSRFVVVKQTSSYTHNEVEVFRESDMNVLLSSFSYPMLNLAPGEAVFIPYSEESLKKLKNKVVHTVLEENAISLTIDSVYPEIVFPGSIVSVNSIVISDEDFVKLIKPIEDLDIVQPSYHLFTFYIPQWMETKEIGKDIDDLATTDYFIKKDKHSPFYFENAGLNYSYILATYSLFTLVGVLVATVFLLAAGSFVYFKLHTSLEREKRKFDVLKRMGLTDIELKKLVNRHLFPQFFLPWGVAMMHSAFAFLMVQRILKDIANISIVKEVFFAFGFFVFIQVVYFYLIRWRYISHIRS, encoded by the coding sequence GTGACCTTTCGACAATTCGCTTACCGTAATGTCGTGCGGAACAGCCGTATTTATGGAGCCTTTTTTATGGCAAGCTTTTTTTCGGTAGCCGTATTTTTTATCTATTCAATGCTCATGTTTCATCCAGATATTGAACGAGGAATCTTGGGAGAAGTATCGCTCATAGGGATGATTGGTGCAGAAATCGTACTCGTCCTCTTTACGTTGTTCTTTTTATATTATTCCATGAGTGCCTTTTTAGAGGCAAGATCACATGAGTTTGCTATTCTATTGCACTTAGGTATGGAAAAACGCCAGATGAATAAGCTGATCTTTTTGGAGACAATGATAATTGGTTCAGGCTCAATCATCGTAGGCATTATTTTTGGCTTTTCATTTTCAAAGTTTTTTTTCATGATTGTTAGAGAAATTTTGCATTTAGAGCAATTACCGCTCTATGTTTCATGGGAGCCATTTTTACTTACCATTGGCGTTTTCACAAGTGCTTTTGTGGTTATTTCTTTTATTAGCGTGTACTTTACACGAGAGAGAAAATTGCGTGATTTAATTAAAGGGGATGCTTATTTAAATAGCACTTCTACCTTTTCAAAAGTTCGTGCGGTATATGGCGTAGCGTTAATCTTATCGACCTATGCACTGGCATTTATAGTTTCGCACACATCGATGATTGGTTTAACATTATTAATACCGTTCTCAGCAACCTTTGGCACATATTATTTTTTTAGTGATTCAGTGCCATTCATTTTAGATTTAGCACGGGGTAAACGTAAATATCATTGGCAACGTTATCGCCTTTTGTCACTTGCAGAACAGACACACGTTATGATGGATAATGTAAAGATGTTCTTTGTGGTAACGATGGTGTCAACAATGGCATTTTTATCTGTTGGAGTATTAGCCACGATGTCCTCGTATACAACACAATATGATCGATTAAATCCACTTGGGCTTATTTATAAGGGGGATGTAGATAATCCGTTTGAAGGGAAGCATATTAATTCGCTTCGACTACAATTAGAGGACAAGGGCCTATCTTATCATTTATCCCGCTTTGTAGTTGTCAAGCAAACCTCTTCATATACACATAATGAAGTCGAAGTTTTCCGTGAATCAGATATGAACGTTTTGCTCTCGTCCTTTAGTTATCCGATGCTTAATCTAGCACCGGGTGAAGCAGTCTTCATACCCTATTCGGAGGAATCTTTGAAAAAACTTAAAAATAAAGTGGTTCATACAGTGTTAGAAGAGAACGCAATTTCTTTAACGATTGATAGTGTCTATCCTGAAATTGTGTTTCCGGGCTCTATTGTCAGCGTAAATTCCATCGTTATTAGCGATGAGGATTTTGTGAAACTTATTAAGCCTATAGAGGATCTAGATATTGTGCAGCCAAGTTATCATCTATTTACATTTTATATTCCCCAATGGATGGAAACGAAGGAGATAGGCAAGGACATTGATGATTTAGCGACAACCGACTATTTTATTAAGAAGGATAAACATAGCCCGTTTTATTTCGAAAATGCAGGATTAAATTATTCTTATATACTAGCTACTTACTCATTATTTACTTTGGTAGGTGTATTAGTGGCAACTGTATTTTTACTCGCGGCGGGTAGCTTCGTTTACTTTAAATTGCATACTTCTCTTGAACGAGAAAAGCGTAAATTTGATGTGTTAAAGCGAATGGGTTTAACGGATATAGAGCTAAAGAAACTTGTCAATCGTCATTTATTTCCCCAATTTTTCTTGCCTTGGGGTGTTGCAATGATGCACAGTGCTTTTGCTTTTCTTATGGTTCAGAGGATATTGAAGGACATTGCCAATATTTCTATTGTTAAAGAAGTTTTCTTTGCATTCGGTTTTTTTGTATTCATACAAGTTGTTTATTTTTATTTAATTCGTTGGCGATATATCTCACATATTCGTTCTTGA
- a CDS encoding EAL and HDOD domain-containing protein codes for MEVFIGKQPIFNLHEQVVAYELLYRSKNINSFPMVDSDAATVDVLVNSFLTIGIDEVTKGKPCFVNFTENLLMSSINEFLNPSQVVIEILEDVPLTPKLVERVIELKSYGFKIALDDFILDDDVQIYDELFVHIDFIKVDFLLSPLLERMEIENKVKEHFPHIKLLAEKVETRNQFEVAKHSGYELFQGYFFEQPQIIKATDIPGNAIQYFHIISLLKEEEPNFDLLAENIERDISLTYKLLQMINNSKRRSKSKVRSIKQAILLLGSANLRKWIYLLAMREIDVNADSDVFKEIMRTSLFRAKVCEKLAKRSYKQNFSEYFLIGMFSLIDALLQRPMDVILQQLPLSEGITETILGGQTEMTPYLEFSIALGKLDWDRLDELSSQLEIDMTNIELLYIEALEWAETSF; via the coding sequence ATGGAAGTATTTATCGGAAAACAGCCAATCTTTAACCTTCATGAACAAGTCGTTGCATATGAATTACTATACCGAAGTAAAAATATAAATTCATTTCCAATGGTCGATTCCGATGCGGCAACAGTAGATGTTTTAGTAAACTCATTCTTAACAATAGGTATCGACGAAGTAACGAAAGGTAAGCCTTGCTTTGTTAATTTTACAGAAAACTTACTCATGAGTTCAATAAATGAATTTTTAAATCCTTCGCAAGTTGTTATTGAGATTTTAGAGGATGTTCCGCTTACACCGAAATTAGTGGAGCGTGTGATTGAGTTGAAATCATACGGATTTAAAATTGCTTTAGATGATTTTATTTTAGATGATGATGTGCAAATCTATGATGAGCTTTTTGTCCATATCGATTTTATAAAAGTAGATTTCTTATTGTCACCTTTACTCGAGCGTATGGAAATTGAAAATAAGGTAAAAGAACATTTCCCTCATATAAAACTACTTGCTGAAAAAGTTGAAACAAGGAACCAGTTTGAAGTTGCAAAGCATTCAGGCTACGAATTATTTCAGGGGTATTTTTTTGAACAACCCCAAATTATTAAAGCAACTGATATACCAGGGAATGCTATACAGTATTTTCATATTATTTCATTATTAAAAGAAGAGGAACCAAACTTTGATTTGTTGGCTGAAAATATTGAACGTGATATTTCGTTAACGTATAAATTATTGCAAATGATTAATAATTCTAAAAGGCGCTCCAAATCTAAAGTGCGCTCTATTAAACAAGCAATCCTATTGCTCGGTTCAGCAAACCTGCGCAAATGGATTTATTTACTGGCTATGCGTGAAATTGATGTCAACGCGGATTCAGATGTTTTTAAGGAAATAATGCGTACATCACTTTTCAGAGCAAAGGTTTGTGAAAAACTGGCAAAGCGCTCCTATAAGCAAAATTTCTCTGAATACTTCCTGATTGGGATGTTTTCATTAATTGATGCTTTATTACAAAGACCAATGGATGTTATTTTACAGCAATTACCTTTATCGGAAGGGATTACAGAAACAATTTTAGGTGGTCAAACAGAGATGACACCTTATCTAGAATTTAGCATTGCATTAGGTAAATTGGATTGGGATCGTTTAGATGAATTATCATCTCAACTAGAAATTGATATGACAAATATCGAGCTTTTATATATTGAAGCTTTGGAATGGGCAGAAACATCATTTTAA
- the hprK gene encoding HPr(Ser) kinase/phosphatase, producing MVVVLTRDVMEKFKLELLGGEEGIGRTIATSDISRPGLEMAGYFTHYPANRVQLLGKTELSFFEMLPANVKLERMRLLCSQDTPAIIISRDLEVPEELIQASNEKHVPVFKTHMTTTKFSSRLTNYLEGRLAPMTAAHGVLVDVYGIGVLIIGKSGVGKSETALELVKKGHRLVADDCVEIRQESENLLIGSPPPLLEHLLEIRGIGIIDIMTLFGASAVRPYKRITLIIELEIWDPEKVYDRLGLEEEKMKIIDTELTKLTIPVRPGRNVSVIIEVAAMNYRLKKMGVNAAEEFSRRLDEVITSTDELDD from the coding sequence TTGGTCGTAGTATTAACAAGGGACGTAATGGAGAAATTTAAGTTAGAGCTATTAGGCGGCGAGGAAGGAATCGGTAGAACGATTGCTACGAGTGATATTTCAAGACCGGGCCTTGAGATGGCGGGATATTTTACGCACTACCCAGCAAACCGAGTGCAATTACTTGGTAAAACGGAGCTTTCCTTTTTCGAAATGTTACCAGCAAATGTTAAACTGGAACGTATGCGTTTGCTGTGCTCTCAGGATACACCAGCAATAATTATCTCACGAGATTTAGAGGTGCCTGAGGAGCTTATACAAGCTTCGAATGAAAAGCATGTACCAGTTTTTAAAACGCATATGACAACAACAAAATTTTCGAGCAGACTGACGAATTATTTAGAGGGTCGATTGGCACCTATGACTGCGGCGCACGGGGTCTTAGTCGATGTGTATGGTATCGGTGTGCTGATTATCGGAAAAAGTGGTGTTGGGAAAAGTGAAACAGCTCTCGAACTAGTGAAAAAAGGACATCGATTAGTGGCAGATGATTGCGTAGAAATTCGCCAAGAATCAGAAAATCTTTTAATAGGAAGTCCACCGCCACTTTTAGAGCATTTACTTGAAATCAGAGGTATTGGCATTATTGATATTATGACACTCTTTGGTGCAAGTGCAGTGCGACCTTATAAGCGTATTACATTAATAATTGAGCTCGAGATTTGGGATCCAGAAAAAGTCTATGATCGTTTAGGTTTAGAAGAAGAAAAAATGAAAATAATTGATACAGAGCTGACAAAGTTAACAATTCCAGTAAGACCTGGACGAAATGTATCCGTTATTATCGAAGTAGCTGCAATGAATTACCGTCTGAAAAAAATGGGCGTCAACGCAGCGGAGGAATTTTCAAGACGTTTAGATGAAGTAATTACTTCTACAGATGAGCTAGACGATTAG
- the lgt gene encoding prolipoprotein diacylglyceryl transferase, whose translation MDFLLLNINPIAFHLGPIPVRWYGLLIVSGIILAYFVGQREAVKRGLPEDFLADLLLWAVPISIICARIYYVSMRWDYYGQNPGKIIEIWNGGIAIHGALLGAFATAYIFTRIKGVSFLRVADIAAPSILIGQIIGRWGNFMNQEAFGGPVSRGFLENLMLPDWIINQMYIEELGTYVHPTFLYESLWNVIGLIILLALRKVNLNRGEIFFGYLIWYSIGRFYIEGLRTDSLYLVGDLRSAQVVSIIGIVVGLGAIIYRRWKVKPTVKYLDNK comes from the coding sequence ATGGACTTTTTACTATTAAATATTAACCCGATTGCTTTTCATTTAGGACCTATTCCTGTTCGCTGGTATGGTTTATTAATAGTTTCGGGTATTATTTTAGCGTATTTTGTAGGGCAAAGAGAGGCTGTAAAACGAGGTCTGCCAGAGGATTTTCTAGCAGATTTATTATTATGGGCAGTTCCTATTTCAATTATATGTGCGCGTATTTACTATGTATCAATGCGATGGGACTACTACGGACAAAATCCAGGGAAGATTATTGAAATTTGGAATGGTGGTATTGCTATTCATGGTGCACTTTTAGGTGCGTTTGCGACAGCTTACATATTCACGCGTATAAAAGGGGTAAGCTTTTTACGAGTGGCGGATATTGCGGCACCAAGTATCTTAATTGGGCAAATTATTGGCCGTTGGGGAAATTTTATGAACCAAGAGGCGTTCGGTGGTCCAGTATCTCGTGGATTCTTAGAAAACCTGATGTTACCAGATTGGATTATCAATCAAATGTACATTGAAGAATTAGGTACTTATGTACATCCAACGTTTTTATATGAATCTTTATGGAATGTCATCGGTTTAATAATTTTATTAGCATTGCGTAAAGTGAATTTAAATCGCGGAGAAATTTTCTTTGGTTATTTAATTTGGTATTCAATTGGTCGATTCTATATCGAAGGTTTACGCACAGATAGTCTCTATTTAGTTGGAGATCTACGTTCGGCACAGGTTGTGTCAATTATTGGCATCGTAGTTGGTCTTGGTGCGATAATTTATCGACGTTGGAAGGTAAAACCTACTGTGAAATACTTGGACAATAAATAA
- a CDS encoding VTT domain-containing protein — MELVQELISFIMHIDVHLEEIIRDFGNWSYLILFAIVFVETGVVIFPFLPGDSLLFASGTLTAAMGAFDLWILIPVFLTAAILGDTMNYHIGHKVGTSIPPKSFLGRIIKKERMEAAEKFFNTHGGKTIVIARFMPFIRTFIPFVAGASKMHYSYFLFYNIVGALLWVFSCTLLGYFFGNIPIIKDNFSVVLILIIIISVVPAVIGAMKSKFSTK, encoded by the coding sequence ATAGAACTCGTTCAAGAGTTAATAAGTTTTATTATGCATATCGATGTGCATTTGGAAGAAATCATTCGTGATTTTGGTAATTGGAGTTATCTTATTTTATTTGCCATAGTTTTTGTTGAAACTGGTGTCGTAATATTCCCATTCTTACCTGGAGATTCATTACTATTTGCAAGTGGGACATTGACGGCTGCAATGGGTGCGTTTGATTTGTGGATATTAATTCCTGTATTTTTAACAGCTGCTATTTTAGGGGATACGATGAACTATCATATTGGCCATAAAGTAGGGACATCCATTCCGCCAAAGAGTTTCCTTGGTCGTATTATCAAAAAAGAACGTATGGAAGCAGCAGAGAAATTCTTTAATACACATGGTGGAAAAACGATTGTCATTGCGCGCTTCATGCCTTTCATTCGTACGTTTATTCCGTTTGTTGCCGGTGCAAGTAAGATGCACTATAGCTATTTTTTGTTTTATAATATTGTAGGTGCATTACTATGGGTATTCAGCTGTACATTACTTGGTTATTTCTTTGGTAATATACCAATTATTAAAGACAATTTCTCAGTAGTACTTATTTTAATTATCATTATCTCTGTTGTACCAGCAGTTATTGGTGCTATGAAATCAAAATTTAGTACAAAATAA
- a CDS encoding ATP-binding cassette domain-containing protein — translation MNIIKCEGLAKNYANHNALHNLTCAIKSEKIIGIIGRNGAGKSTFLNILAGYIKPTSGSCSVFNNNPFNNIFTAANTILIDDRLSFSDYLTLEEILTMGADFYPNWQGELVYRLLDYVGLPLTSKHQQLSKGQMATFNLIYGLVSRCALTILDEPMNGMDEAIRTDFYRAILKEYIAFPRTFLIASHHLAEMESILEEILLIDDGSVLAHAPVEDFKQLLIVLNGPSDVLTTLLADKVIYAQKDMAGMTLAIVEASSLFISEDLLRTNGITKSPLTSSDVCMYLTRKKGRDIDAFFD, via the coding sequence ATGAACATTATTAAATGTGAGGGGTTAGCAAAAAACTATGCCAACCACAATGCTTTACACAATCTAACATGTGCTATTAAATCTGAAAAAATTATCGGCATCATTGGGCGTAATGGGGCTGGGAAATCGACATTCCTTAATATTTTAGCGGGTTACATAAAGCCGACAAGTGGTAGTTGTAGCGTATTTAATAATAATCCATTTAACAATATATTCACTGCAGCCAATACGATTCTAATTGATGACCGTTTAAGCTTTTCTGATTATTTAACACTTGAAGAAATACTTACAATGGGGGCTGATTTTTATCCTAATTGGCAAGGAGAGTTGGTTTATCGTTTACTTGACTATGTTGGATTGCCTTTAACCTCAAAACATCAACAATTATCCAAGGGACAAATGGCGACATTCAATCTTATTTATGGTTTAGTAAGTCGCTGTGCACTAACAATTTTAGATGAGCCTATGAATGGAATGGATGAAGCTATTCGCACAGATTTTTACCGAGCTATATTAAAAGAATACATCGCCTTTCCACGTACTTTTTTAATTGCCAGTCATCATCTAGCAGAAATGGAGTCTATTCTAGAGGAAATTTTATTAATTGATGATGGCTCTGTCCTTGCACATGCGCCTGTCGAAGATTTTAAACAACTGCTCATTGTGCTTAACGGACCAAGTGATGTGCTAACGACACTTCTAGCTGATAAAGTAATTTATGCACAAAAGGATATGGCAGGAATGACCTTAGCAATAGTAGAAGCTAGTAGTCTGTTTATTTCGGAGGATTTGCTACGAACGAATGGCATCACGAAATCACCTCTTACATCAAGTGATGTTTGCATGTATTTAACAAGAAAAAAAGGACGTGATATTGATGCATTCTTTGACTAA
- the cccB gene encoding cytochrome c551: MKKAMLTLVFGSAIFLAACGGGEKTATNNNEGATAPDGEAIAMKSCITCHGGELQGQGNAPALNDVGSRLSEEELLDIINNGRGKMPGGLVKGADAEAVAKWLASQK, translated from the coding sequence ATGAAAAAAGCAATGTTAACATTAGTGTTCGGTTCAGCAATTTTCTTAGCTGCATGTGGCGGAGGAGAAAAAACTGCAACAAATAACAACGAAGGTGCAACGGCTCCAGATGGAGAAGCCATCGCAATGAAATCATGTATTACTTGCCACGGAGGAGAGCTACAAGGTCAAGGTAATGCACCTGCTCTAAATGATGTTGGTTCTCGTTTATCTGAAGAAGAACTTTTAGATATTATTAATAACGGTCGCGGTAAAATGCCTGGTGGCCTTGTTAAAGGCGCAGATGCTGAAGCTGTAGCAAAATGGTTAGCTTCACAAAAATAA
- a CDS encoding fatty acid--CoA ligase family protein — MNLVSCVRQQAIEQPKKVAYHFMGKDTSYGEFENTVSRFAQGLQELGVQKGDHVAFLLGNTPHYLIALYATMSLGATAIPVNPIYTPDEISYILRNGDVKAVIALDVLLPLVEVGVQALPLVEVFIICETAADAAEKVAALSDAAQAKTHLFSQVIATATGSLEPVEVDDDENAIILYTSGTTGSPKGAMLTHGNVYSNARDVADYLDYKADDRIIATLPVFHVFALTVVVNAPLISGATVLLAPRFSPVEIFALAKQQKATVFAGVPTMYNFLYQLPEGNPEDFSTIRLAISGGASLPVALLHNFEEKFSVRVSEGYGLSEASPVTCFNPLDRDRKAGSIGTSINNVENRVVDTNGQEVPIGEVGELIVRGPNVMKGYYKMPEETAMAIRDGWLYTGDLAKVDEEGYLYIVDRKKDMIIVGGFNVYPREVEEVLFAHNNIVEAAVVGFPDPNFGEAVHAYVVLKEVAATTSDDILAYCAKHMVKYKVPKIIEIMEELPKNTTGKILRRSLKEKV, encoded by the coding sequence TTGAATTTAGTTTCATGTGTTCGTCAGCAAGCAATCGAGCAGCCAAAAAAAGTAGCGTATCATTTTATGGGGAAAGATACGTCTTATGGCGAGTTTGAAAACACAGTCAGTCGTTTTGCACAGGGGTTACAGGAATTAGGTGTACAAAAAGGGGACCATGTGGCATTTTTACTCGGCAATACGCCACATTATTTAATTGCTTTATATGCAACAATGAGTCTAGGCGCAACAGCAATTCCGGTGAATCCAATTTACACGCCAGATGAAATTTCATATATTTTGCGTAATGGTGATGTAAAGGCAGTCATTGCACTCGATGTATTACTTCCATTAGTTGAAGTGGGTGTACAAGCCTTACCGCTAGTAGAGGTATTTATTATTTGTGAGACAGCTGCAGATGCTGCTGAAAAGGTAGCTGCTTTATCAGATGCAGCACAAGCTAAAACACATTTATTTTCTCAAGTGATTGCCACTGCCACAGGCTCTTTAGAACCAGTAGAAGTAGACGATGATGAAAATGCAATTATTTTATACACATCAGGTACAACAGGTAGTCCAAAAGGTGCGATGTTAACACATGGAAATGTCTACTCAAATGCACGTGATGTAGCGGATTACTTAGACTACAAAGCAGATGATCGTATTATTGCAACGTTACCAGTCTTTCATGTATTTGCGTTAACAGTTGTAGTAAATGCTCCATTAATTAGTGGCGCAACGGTATTACTTGCACCACGCTTTAGCCCAGTTGAAATCTTCGCTTTAGCAAAACAGCAAAAAGCGACTGTCTTTGCTGGAGTACCTACGATGTATAATTTCTTGTATCAATTACCTGAAGGCAATCCAGAAGATTTTTCGACAATTCGTTTAGCAATTTCAGGTGGCGCATCACTACCTGTTGCACTATTACATAATTTCGAGGAGAAATTCAGTGTACGTGTATCAGAGGGCTATGGCTTATCGGAAGCCTCACCTGTAACATGTTTCAACCCTTTAGACCGTGATCGTAAAGCAGGTTCTATAGGCACATCTATTAATAACGTTGAAAATAGAGTCGTCGATACCAATGGACAGGAGGTACCTATTGGCGAAGTAGGTGAGCTAATCGTTCGTGGACCAAATGTCATGAAGGGCTATTACAAAATGCCTGAAGAAACAGCTATGGCCATTCGTGATGGCTGGCTTTACACAGGTGATTTAGCGAAGGTTGACGAAGAAGGCTATCTCTATATCGTTGATCGAAAAAAGGATATGATTATTGTTGGTGGCTTTAATGTTTATCCTAGAGAAGTAGAGGAAGTGCTTTTTGCACATAATAATATTGTTGAGGCAGCGGTTGTTGGTTTCCCAGATCCTAACTTTGGTGAGGCCGTTCATGCATACGTTGTTCTAAAGGAAGTAGCGGCAACTACGTCAGACGATATTTTAGCGTACTGCGCGAAACATATGGTGAAATACAAAGTGCCAAAAATAATTGAAATTATGGAAGAACTACCGAAAAATACGACAGGTAAAATTTTACGTCGCTCGTTAAAAGAAAAAGTATAG